DNA from Salinispora arenicola:
GGAGTACAAGCTCTACGAGTTGATCTGGCGGCGCACCATCGCCTCCCAGATGACCGACGCGGTGGGTTTCAGTGTCTCGGTGCGTATCCGCGCCGTCACCTCCGCCGGTGAGGAGGCCGACTTCGGCGCCACCGGTAAGACCATCACCGACCCGGGTTTTCTCCGCGCCTATGTGGAGTCCAGCGACGACGAGAACGCCGAGGCGGAGGACGCCGAGCGGCGTCTGCCGACGCTGGTGAAGGACCAGCCGCTCACCGGCGAGCAGCTGGTGGCGCAGGGTCACCACACCCAGCCGCCCGCCCGCTACACCGAGGCGTCCCTGGTCAAGGCGCTGGAGGAACTGGGCATCGGTCGCCCGTCGACGTACGCGTCGATCATGCAGACGATCCAGGACCGGGGGTACGTCGTCAAGCGTGGCCAGGCGATGATCCCGTCCTTCCTGGCGTTCGCCGTGGTCGGGCTGATGGAGCGGCACTACCCACGCCTGATCGACTATGGCTTCACCGCCAGCATGGAGAACGAGCTGGACGAGATCGCCGGTGGCGACCACGCGGCGGTCGACTTCCTCACCGCGTTCTACTTCGGCACCACCAACGGCGCCGGTGACCAGGACATCGCCCGTTCCGGTGGGCTGAAGAAGCTGGTCACCGAGAACCTCAGCGACATCGACGCACGGAGCGTCAACTCGATACCCCTGTTCACCGACGAACAGGGGCGGGTCGTCGTCGTCCGGGTGGGCCGCTACGGGCCGTACCTGCAGCGGGAACTACCCGGCGAGGCGGCGACGCCCGCCGACGGTGAGGAGGGCGGTGGCCAGGGCGACCGGGCACCGATTCCAGACGGTCTGGCACCCGACGAGCTGACCCCGGAGAAGGTGCACGAGCTGTTCCTCGGTGGTGGGGGCGAGCGCAAGCTCGGCGAGGACCCGGCCACCGGAGAGCCGATCCTGCTCAAGTCGGGCCGGTTCGGCCCGTACGTGGCCAGCGGGGAGCGTAAGTCGTCACTGCTGCGCTCCCAGTCGCCGGACGCGCTCACCCTCGAGGAGGCGTTGCGACTGCTGAGCCTGCCTCGCCTGGTCGGTGTCGACCCGGAGGGCAACGAGGTCTTCGCCAACAACGGCCGCTACGGACCGTATGTCAAGCGGGGCGAGGAGTTCCGGTCGCTGGACTCCGAGGAGAAGATGTTCACGGTCACGCTGGATGAGGCGCTGGCCCTGCTGGCCGCCCCGAAGACCCGGCAGCGCCGGGCGCCCGCGCCTCCACTGCGGGAACTGGGCGCCGACCCGCTGACCGAGAAACCGCTGGTCATCAAGGATGGGCGGTTCGGGCCGTACGTGACCGACGGTGAGACCAACGCGTCATTGCGGCGCGGGCAGACGCCGGAGGCGTTGAGCCTGGAGCAGGCGTCGGAGATGCTCGCCGAGAAGCGGGCGAAGGGTCCGGCACCGCGGAAACGGGCGGCCAAGAAGGCCACGCCGGCCAAGAGGTCCACGCCGGCCAAAAAGGCGGCGGCGACGAAGACCACCGCGACGGGCAAAGCCACGAAGAAGACCGCCGCGGCGACCAAGGTGGCGAAGAAGACGGCGACGGCGAAGACCACAACGGCCAAGCAGGCGAAACCGAAGCGGGCGAGCAGCACGACCGAGTGACCCACCTCGGTGATTGGTCAACCGAGGACGCGGGACAGGTACGGGCTGGCGAACACCCGGTGCGGGTCGAGCCGGTCGCGTACCGCGTGGAAGCTGTCCCACCTGGGGTAGGCGGGGGCCAGGGAGGCCGCGTCGCGCCAGTGCAGTTTGCCCCAGTGCGGCCGGCCGCCGAGTCCTTCGGCCAGCTCCTCGACGGCACGGAAGTACGGCTCGTATGGCACCCCCACATACTGGTGGACAGCGAGGTATGCGGAGTCCCGGCCGTAGCCGTGGGAGAGCCAGATGTCGTCGGAGGCGCTGAACCGGACCTCGACCGGGAAGAGAACCTTGACCGGCAGCGCGTCGACGATCCGGCGCAGGTCGGCGAGGGCTGACGCGAGGGCGTCGCGGGGCAGCGCGTACTCCATCTCGACGAAGCGAACCCGACGCGGGGTACAGAAGACCGCGTCGGAGGGGCCGGTGTAGCGGCGCTCGGTGAGCACCCGCGCGGCGACGGAGCTGATTGTGGGGGCGAGCGCCGGCACGGCCCGGCCGAGCCGGCAGGCTCCGGCGAAGACGGTGTTGGAGAGGAACTCGTCGTCGAGCCAGCGATGCCAGCGGGGCAGCGGCTGGTCGTCGACGGGCACCCGGTCGTTGCTCTTGACCTGGACCCGGTCGGTGTACGGGAACCAGTAGAACTCCACGTGGTCGTGCCGGTCCACCAGCTCCGGCAGCTCGGCCAGCACCCCGGCGAGCGGCGCCGGCCGCTCGTGTGCGTGCAACACGAACGCGTCCACGCAGCGCAGAGTGACGTCCACCAGGACGCCGAGCGCCCCGAGTGAGACCCGGGCGGCGGCGAGCACATCGGGATGCTCGTCGGCGGAGCAGTGCAGTATGTCTCCGGTGCCGGTTACCAGAGTGAGCGCTTCGACGAAGGTGGATAGGCAGCCGTACCCGGCGCCGGTGCCGTGGGTGCCGGTCGAGATGGCGCCGGCCACGGTCTGCGCATCGATGTCGCCGAGGTTGGGCAGCGCCAGCCCGTGTCCGGCGAGCAGCCGGTTGAGTGCGCGCAGGGTGGTGCCGGCGGGTACCGTAACCA
Protein-coding regions in this window:
- the topA gene encoding type I DNA topoisomerase; amino-acid sequence: MPSNAGTTRLVIVESPAKAKTISGYLGPGYVVEASFGHVRDLPRNAADVPAKYKGEAWARLGVDVDNGFHALYVVSSDRRQQISKLTKLAREVDEILLATDEDREGEAIAWHLVETLKPKVPVKRMVFHEITKPAIQAAVANPREIDRDLVDAQEARRILDRLYGYEVSPVLWKKVMPKLSAGRVQSVATRTVVERERQRMAFRTAEYWDILATLAVEQAGEGPRTFNATLVALNGDRIAAGKDFEPTTGRVRPGAGVVHLDESGAHGLAARLAGRPFTVTRVEEKPYRRRPYAPFITSTLQQESARKLRFSSQQTMRTAQRLYENGYITYMRTDSVNLSETAIAAARRQIVELYGERSVPPEPRRYTGKVKNAQEAHEAIRPAGDTFRTPGELRNELSVEEYKLYELIWRRTIASQMTDAVGFSVSVRIRAVTSAGEEADFGATGKTITDPGFLRAYVESSDDENAEAEDAERRLPTLVKDQPLTGEQLVAQGHHTQPPARYTEASLVKALEELGIGRPSTYASIMQTIQDRGYVVKRGQAMIPSFLAFAVVGLMERHYPRLIDYGFTASMENELDEIAGGDHAAVDFLTAFYFGTTNGAGDQDIARSGGLKKLVTENLSDIDARSVNSIPLFTDEQGRVVVVRVGRYGPYLQRELPGEAATPADGEEGGGQGDRAPIPDGLAPDELTPEKVHELFLGGGGERKLGEDPATGEPILLKSGRFGPYVASGERKSSLLRSQSPDALTLEEALRLLSLPRLVGVDPEGNEVFANNGRYGPYVKRGEEFRSLDSEEKMFTVTLDEALALLAAPKTRQRRAPAPPLRELGADPLTEKPLVIKDGRFGPYVTDGETNASLRRGQTPEALSLEQASEMLAEKRAKGPAPRKRAAKKATPAKRSTPAKKAAATKTTATGKATKKTAAATKVAKKTATAKTTTAKQAKPKRASSTTE
- a CDS encoding D-arabinono-1,4-lactone oxidase — its product is MAATAPSVSTWSNWAGNQRGTATAVLHPTSVAEVAAAVRAAVADGERIRPIGSGHSFTPVALTDGRRMELTGLANEVRVDIDRRLVTVPAGTTLRALNRLLAGHGLALPNLGDIDAQTVAGAISTGTHGTGAGYGCLSTFVEALTLVTGTGDILHCSADEHPDVLAAARVSLGALGVLVDVTLRCVDAFVLHAHERPAPLAGVLAELPELVDRHDHVEFYWFPYTDRVQVKSNDRVPVDDQPLPRWHRWLDDEFLSNTVFAGACRLGRAVPALAPTISSVAARVLTERRYTGPSDAVFCTPRRVRFVEMEYALPRDALASALADLRRIVDALPVKVLFPVEVRFSASDDIWLSHGYGRDSAYLAVHQYVGVPYEPYFRAVEELAEGLGGRPHWGKLHWRDAASLAPAYPRWDSFHAVRDRLDPHRVFASPYLSRVLG